The Falco biarmicus isolate bFalBia1 unplaced genomic scaffold, bFalBia1.pri scaffold_30, whole genome shotgun sequence genome window below encodes:
- the LOC130143468 gene encoding heat shock factor protein 5-like: MAGRGAAERVLPALPRLQPLSTARRPPAPWFKDLQAAPGTAPGWRRGRPELQPPGSSRKLRGMLVAAELKGRRAAAAGFFKTTNFSSFMRQLSLYGFRKVGMLPGSGVVGPGPGPGPEGGQGNGGNCTGPLHRFRSPHFYRDHPALLVHLKRLAKGNKAKMAAGLDVTSRPPNRFQRLLGMPLAGQPLLPPSTLSNANRPGLLTGGQFHQLYGQGVFPPYSYTATSCRAPSTSPAQRLDPTPVPSTWIQQGPLGLLPGQGASPAFPDKGAAFPVLQTLPTGATYTLQPVASLPPLQQGTQSVAASIANCSSSASSVPYSQACYPTESSNAVIL; the protein is encoded by the exons atggcggggcgcggggctgcggaaCGCGTGCtccccgctctgccccgccTGCAGCCGCTTTCCACGGCCcggcgcccgcccgcgccgTGGTTCAAGGACCTCCAGGCTGCCCCTGGGACGGCtccgggctggcggcggggccgccccgagCTTCAGCCGCCCGGTAGCTCACGGAAACTAcgggggatgctggtggcagcggAGCTGAAGGGCCGGCGGG cggcagccgccGGTTTCTTCAAGACCACGAACTTCAGCAGCTTCATGCGACAGCTCAGTCTCTATGGCTTCCGCAAGGTGGGGATGTTGCCGGGGAGCGGTGTGGTGGGGCCCGGGCCTGGGCCGGGCCCAGAGGGTGGACAAGGCAACGGTGGCAACTGCACCGGGCCCCTGCATCGCTTCCGCAGCCCCCACTTTTACCGCGACCACCCCGCCCTCCTCGTCCACCTGAAGCGCCTGGCAAAAGGCAACAAGGCGAAGATGGCAGCGGGCCTGGATGTGACCAGCCGCCCACCCAACCGCTTCCAGCGCTTGCTTGGCATGCCACTGGCTGGGCAACCGCTGCTTCCGCCCTCGACGCTCAGCAATGCCAACAGGCCTG gactgctgaCTGGAGGACAGTTTCATCAACTTTACGGTCAAGGTGTTTTCCCTCCTTACTCCTACACGGCAACCTCGTGCCGAGCCCCCAGCACTTCACCGGCACAAAGATTAGATCCGACTCCAGTCCCTTCCACTTGGATCCAGCAGGGGCCACTTGGgttgctgccagggcaaggggcttccccagcttttccagataaAGGGGCTGCCTTTCCGGTACTCCAGACGCTTCCAACGGGAGCCACGTACACACTCCAGCCTGTGGCTTCTCTTCCGCCACTTCAGCAAGGGACTCAAAGCGTTGCTGCATCCATTGCAAATTGtagcagctctgcatcttcagtgccGTACTCACAAGCCTGCTATCcaacag aatcctCCAATGCAGTCATCTTATGA